A genomic segment from Oncorhynchus clarkii lewisi isolate Uvic-CL-2024 chromosome 12, UVic_Ocla_1.0, whole genome shotgun sequence encodes:
- the LOC139423229 gene encoding HMG box transcription factor BBX-like isoform X2, which produces MKGGGRGKEPPVEVEVSGKRPKRKCLQWHPLLSKKALDFSEEEEEEDEEELEKPLLVRESRGPEVACGGPMEVEEDSSEQRARRPMNAFLLFCKRHRSLVRQEHPRLDNRGATKILADWWAVLEPKEKQKYTDMAKEYKDAFMKANPGYKWCPTTNKPVKSPCHTVSNARKKVWSFPSNSPKGCATAKKVPKTDSTPQLNFAMADPTKMGGLSMLLLAGEHALTAREISSSSSKSGATDVTKHPENSSLFQLAELSSSTLQPSLTDTAGKGKPLSRGDQAETWSGTSQQGKSDVPKINVKAPLFQLAEISSDSSQSTAPEGKQCSQSALFQLAEMCLASEAGKMETQDDTCAPHIKTETVVKEDTGGNITDFPLSSPPSSSTSSSSTPTNASPPLLCGQAASVKKKKKKKKQEATAREPPKAVDKDKIPRPGSPKKTLKKRPSSESELESLLYTIEAVAKGAWGDAEEDIPKKKASTAVVTIPREPSSPKKKSKAKRPLKAKEEDEMEEDKEDGSRTELPSTVETAANLASPKTEAEEASIGSSPAGTEKPTAPPSPPHKVEEKQREAEANAEGCGSRKSERSCKGALYKTLVSEGMLTSLRANVDRGKRGSFRSGSDEGGWTDETWAFSQMGPTNPKKLKKSKSKDETAPGLGKLEEEFEKKFNSLPQYSPLTFDKKSTIVTKKKKPDVSTAPEEQPPKPAKGPSSSQKKTLFHKIVSKYKQKKEKPNTVDKDIAMHSDSPMSDSAAKAKQTPAPCATATLSPEAMGTSASIPVGSQKRKARKSKITHLVRSADGRVSPAEEDKVRDLTPEQDDKPLRETLCNETGCYSAPKQEEADRSSAPEVLPAFFSLSALAEVAAMENIHRGQRVIGDSQKEMAQTPVLISCADQ; this is translated from the exons CCGTTGCTGGTCAGGGAGAGCCGGGGGCCGGAGGTGGCATGCGGGGGGcccatggaggtggaggaggactcTTCAGAGCAGCGGGCCCGCCGACCCATGAACGCCTTCCTGCTTTTCTGCAAGCGCCACCGTTCACTGGTGAGGCAGGAGCACCCTCGGCTGGACAACCGTGGTGCCAccaagatcctggctgactggtgggcTGTGCTGGAGCCCAAAGAGAAACAGAAGTACACAGACATGGCCAAGGAG TACAAGGATGCCTTCATGAAGGCTAACCCAGGCTACAAGTGGTGCCCCACCACTAACAAGCCAGTCAAGAGCCCCTGCCACACTGTCAGCAACGCACGCAAAAAAGTGTGGTCTTTCCCTTCCAACTCCCCTAAGGGCTGTGCCACTGCCAAGAAAGTGCCCAAGACTGACAGCACACCACAGCTTAATTTCGCCATGGCAG ATCCCACAAAGATGGGTGGCCTAAGCATGCTACTGTTGGCTGGGGAGCATGCCCTTACTGCCAGAGAG ATTTCATCCAGTTCTTCAAAGTCTGGAGCCACAGATGTCACTAAGCACCCTGAGAACTCCTCCCTATTCCAACTTGCTGAG CTCTCCTCCAGCACGCTTCAGCCCAGTTTAACGGACACAGCTGGCAAGGGGAAGCCCTTGAGTCGGGGGGACCAGGCAGAA ACGTGGTCTGGCACCTCACAACAGGGAAAATCTGACGTACCCAAGATCAACGTCAAGGCCCCTCTTTTTCAACTGGCAGAG ATCTCCTCTGATTCAAGCCAGTCGACTGCACCGGAGGGAAAGCAGTGTAGCCAGTCGGCTCTCTTCCAGCTCgctgag ATGTGTTTGGCCTCCGAGGCAGGGAAGATGGAGACACAGGACGATACCTGTGCCCCACACATCAAAACTGAGACGGTGGTCAAGGAGGACACTGGGGGCAACATCACCGattttcctctttcctctcccccatcttcctCCACTTCTTCCTCCTCCACGCCCACCAATGCCAGTCCCCCGCTGCTCTGCGGCCAAGCGGCCAGCgtcaaaaagaagaagaagaagaagaagcaagaAGCTACTGCCAGAGAGCCACCCAAAGCGGTGGACAAAGACAAGATCCCTCGTCCGGGTTCGCCCAAAAAGACCCTCAAAAAGCGACCATCGTCTGAGTCTGAGTTGGagagcctcctctacactatcgAGGCAGTGGCTAAAGGTGCCTGGGGTGACGCCGAGGAGGATATACCCAAGAAGAAGGCTAGCACCGCCGTCGTTACCATTCCAAGAGAGCCCAGCTCACCGAAAAAGAAGTCCAAAGCCAAGAGGCCCTTGAAGGCTAAGGAAGAGGATGAGATGGAGGAGGACAAAGAGGATGGAAGTCGCACAGAGCTGCCATCGACAGTGGAGACGGCAGCGAATCTAGCAAGCCCCAAGACAGAGGCTGAGGAGGCCAGCATCGGCAGCAGCCCCGCAGGCACGGAGAAGCCCACTGCCCCTCCCAGCCCCCCGCACAAAGTCGAGGAGAAGCAGAGGGAAGCGGAGGCCAATGCTGAAGGGTGTGGCTCCAGGAAGTCTGAGAGAAGCTGCAAGGGGGCGCTGTACAAGACCCTGGTGTCGGAAGGGATGCTGACCTCACTGAGGGCCAACGTGGACAGAG GCAAAAGAGGCTCTTTTCGAAGTGGATCTGATGAAGGGGGCTGGACGGACGAGACCTGGGCTTTCTCACAGATGGGACCCACTAATCCCAAGAAGCTAAAGAAGTCAAAATCCAAAGACGAGACGGCGCCAGG TTTGGGGAAACTGGAGGAGGAGTTTGAGAAGAAGTTCAACAGCCTGCCGCAGTACAGCCCTCTGACGTTCGACAAGAAAAGCACCATCGTCACCAAGAAGAAAAAACCAGACGTTAGCACCGCACCGGAGGAACAACCTCCAAAACCTGCCAAGG GTCCATCTTCATCTCAGAAAAAGACTTTATTCCACAAGATTGTTAGCAAGTACAAGCAGAAAAAGGAGAAACCCAATACTGTGGACAAAG ACATAGCGATGCATAGTGACTCCCCCATGTCAGACTCTGCTGCCAAGGCCAAGCAGACCCCCGCCCCATGTGCCACCGCCACGCTTTCCCCAGAGGCCATGGGAACTAGCGCTAGCATACCGGTGGGCAGCCAGAAGAGGAAGGCTAGGAAGAGCAAAATAACCCACCTGGTGCGCTCGGCCGACGGCAGGGTGTCCCCAGCAGAGG AGGACAAAGTCAGGGACCTGACCCCGGAGCAGGACGACAAGCCATTACGAGAGACTTTATGCAACGAAACAGGGTGCTACAGTGCACCCAAGCAGGAGGAAGCAGATAGAAGCAGTGCACCCGAAGTCCTGCCCGCCTTCTTTAGCCTGTCTGCCCTTGCCGAGGTGGCAGCCATGGAGAACATTCACAG AGGCCAGCGTGTGATTGGCGACAGCCAGAAGGAAATGGCCCAGAcccctgtcctcatctcctgcgCTGACCAATGA
- the LOC139423229 gene encoding HMG box transcription factor BBX-like isoform X3: MKGGGRGKEPPVEVEVSGKRPKRKCLQWHPLLSKKALDFSEEEEEEDEEELEKPLLVRESRGPEVACGGPMEVEEDSSEQRARRPMNAFLLFCKRHRSLVRQEHPRLDNRGATKILADWWAVLEPKEKQKYTDMAKEYKDAFMKANPGYKWCPTTNKPVKSPCHTVSNARKKVWSFPSNSPKGCATAKKVPKTDSTPQLNFAMADPTKMGGLSMLLLAGEHALTAREISSSSSKSGATDVTKHPENSSLFQLAELSSSTLQPSLTDTAGKGKPLSRGDQAETWSGTSQQGKSDVPKINVKAPLFQLAEQISSDSSQSTAPEGKQCSQSALFQLAEMCLASEAGKMETQDDTCAPHIKTETVVKEDTGGNITDFPLSSPPSSSTSSSSTPTNASPPLLCGQAASVKKKKKKKKQEATAREPPKAVDKDKIPRPGSPKKTLKKRPSSESELESLLYTIEAVAKGAWGDAEEDIPKKKASTAVVTIPREPSSPKKKSKAKRPLKAKEEDEMEEDKEDGSRTELPSTVETAANLASPKTEAEEASIGSSPAGTEKPTAPPSPPHKVEEKQREAEANAEGCGSRKSERSCKGALYKTLVSEGMLTSLRANVDRGKRGSFRSGSDEGGWTDETWAFSQMGPTNPKKLKKSKSKDETAPGLGKLEEEFEKKFNSLPQYSPLTFDKKSTIVTKKKKPDVSTAPEEQPPKPAKGPSSSQKKTLFHKIVSKYKQKKEKPNTVDKDIAMHSDSPMSDSAAKAKQTPAPCATATLSPEAMGTSASIPVGSQKRKARKSKITHLVRSADGRVSPAEEDKVRDLTPEQDDKPLRETLCNETGCYSAPKQEEADRSSAPEVLPAFFSLSALAEVAAMENIHR, translated from the exons CCGTTGCTGGTCAGGGAGAGCCGGGGGCCGGAGGTGGCATGCGGGGGGcccatggaggtggaggaggactcTTCAGAGCAGCGGGCCCGCCGACCCATGAACGCCTTCCTGCTTTTCTGCAAGCGCCACCGTTCACTGGTGAGGCAGGAGCACCCTCGGCTGGACAACCGTGGTGCCAccaagatcctggctgactggtgggcTGTGCTGGAGCCCAAAGAGAAACAGAAGTACACAGACATGGCCAAGGAG TACAAGGATGCCTTCATGAAGGCTAACCCAGGCTACAAGTGGTGCCCCACCACTAACAAGCCAGTCAAGAGCCCCTGCCACACTGTCAGCAACGCACGCAAAAAAGTGTGGTCTTTCCCTTCCAACTCCCCTAAGGGCTGTGCCACTGCCAAGAAAGTGCCCAAGACTGACAGCACACCACAGCTTAATTTCGCCATGGCAG ATCCCACAAAGATGGGTGGCCTAAGCATGCTACTGTTGGCTGGGGAGCATGCCCTTACTGCCAGAGAG ATTTCATCCAGTTCTTCAAAGTCTGGAGCCACAGATGTCACTAAGCACCCTGAGAACTCCTCCCTATTCCAACTTGCTGAG CTCTCCTCCAGCACGCTTCAGCCCAGTTTAACGGACACAGCTGGCAAGGGGAAGCCCTTGAGTCGGGGGGACCAGGCAGAA ACGTGGTCTGGCACCTCACAACAGGGAAAATCTGACGTACCCAAGATCAACGTCAAGGCCCCTCTTTTTCAACTGGCAGAG CAGATCTCCTCTGATTCAAGCCAGTCGACTGCACCGGAGGGAAAGCAGTGTAGCCAGTCGGCTCTCTTCCAGCTCgctgag ATGTGTTTGGCCTCCGAGGCAGGGAAGATGGAGACACAGGACGATACCTGTGCCCCACACATCAAAACTGAGACGGTGGTCAAGGAGGACACTGGGGGCAACATCACCGattttcctctttcctctcccccatcttcctCCACTTCTTCCTCCTCCACGCCCACCAATGCCAGTCCCCCGCTGCTCTGCGGCCAAGCGGCCAGCgtcaaaaagaagaagaagaagaagaagcaagaAGCTACTGCCAGAGAGCCACCCAAAGCGGTGGACAAAGACAAGATCCCTCGTCCGGGTTCGCCCAAAAAGACCCTCAAAAAGCGACCATCGTCTGAGTCTGAGTTGGagagcctcctctacactatcgAGGCAGTGGCTAAAGGTGCCTGGGGTGACGCCGAGGAGGATATACCCAAGAAGAAGGCTAGCACCGCCGTCGTTACCATTCCAAGAGAGCCCAGCTCACCGAAAAAGAAGTCCAAAGCCAAGAGGCCCTTGAAGGCTAAGGAAGAGGATGAGATGGAGGAGGACAAAGAGGATGGAAGTCGCACAGAGCTGCCATCGACAGTGGAGACGGCAGCGAATCTAGCAAGCCCCAAGACAGAGGCTGAGGAGGCCAGCATCGGCAGCAGCCCCGCAGGCACGGAGAAGCCCACTGCCCCTCCCAGCCCCCCGCACAAAGTCGAGGAGAAGCAGAGGGAAGCGGAGGCCAATGCTGAAGGGTGTGGCTCCAGGAAGTCTGAGAGAAGCTGCAAGGGGGCGCTGTACAAGACCCTGGTGTCGGAAGGGATGCTGACCTCACTGAGGGCCAACGTGGACAGAG GCAAAAGAGGCTCTTTTCGAAGTGGATCTGATGAAGGGGGCTGGACGGACGAGACCTGGGCTTTCTCACAGATGGGACCCACTAATCCCAAGAAGCTAAAGAAGTCAAAATCCAAAGACGAGACGGCGCCAGG TTTGGGGAAACTGGAGGAGGAGTTTGAGAAGAAGTTCAACAGCCTGCCGCAGTACAGCCCTCTGACGTTCGACAAGAAAAGCACCATCGTCACCAAGAAGAAAAAACCAGACGTTAGCACCGCACCGGAGGAACAACCTCCAAAACCTGCCAAGG GTCCATCTTCATCTCAGAAAAAGACTTTATTCCACAAGATTGTTAGCAAGTACAAGCAGAAAAAGGAGAAACCCAATACTGTGGACAAAG ACATAGCGATGCATAGTGACTCCCCCATGTCAGACTCTGCTGCCAAGGCCAAGCAGACCCCCGCCCCATGTGCCACCGCCACGCTTTCCCCAGAGGCCATGGGAACTAGCGCTAGCATACCGGTGGGCAGCCAGAAGAGGAAGGCTAGGAAGAGCAAAATAACCCACCTGGTGCGCTCGGCCGACGGCAGGGTGTCCCCAGCAGAGG AGGACAAAGTCAGGGACCTGACCCCGGAGCAGGACGACAAGCCATTACGAGAGACTTTATGCAACGAAACAGGGTGCTACAGTGCACCCAAGCAGGAGGAAGCAGATAGAAGCAGTGCACCCGAAGTCCTGCCCGCCTTCTTTAGCCTGTCTGCCCTTGCCGAGGTGGCAGCCATGGAGAACATTCACAG ATAA
- the LOC139423229 gene encoding HMG box transcription factor BBX-like isoform X1, producing MKGGGRGKEPPVEVEVSGKRPKRKCLQWHPLLSKKALDFSEEEEEEDEEELEKPLLVRESRGPEVACGGPMEVEEDSSEQRARRPMNAFLLFCKRHRSLVRQEHPRLDNRGATKILADWWAVLEPKEKQKYTDMAKEYKDAFMKANPGYKWCPTTNKPVKSPCHTVSNARKKVWSFPSNSPKGCATAKKVPKTDSTPQLNFAMADPTKMGGLSMLLLAGEHALTAREISSSSSKSGATDVTKHPENSSLFQLAELSSSTLQPSLTDTAGKGKPLSRGDQAETWSGTSQQGKSDVPKINVKAPLFQLAEQISSDSSQSTAPEGKQCSQSALFQLAEMCLASEAGKMETQDDTCAPHIKTETVVKEDTGGNITDFPLSSPPSSSTSSSSTPTNASPPLLCGQAASVKKKKKKKKQEATAREPPKAVDKDKIPRPGSPKKTLKKRPSSESELESLLYTIEAVAKGAWGDAEEDIPKKKASTAVVTIPREPSSPKKKSKAKRPLKAKEEDEMEEDKEDGSRTELPSTVETAANLASPKTEAEEASIGSSPAGTEKPTAPPSPPHKVEEKQREAEANAEGCGSRKSERSCKGALYKTLVSEGMLTSLRANVDRGKRGSFRSGSDEGGWTDETWAFSQMGPTNPKKLKKSKSKDETAPGLGKLEEEFEKKFNSLPQYSPLTFDKKSTIVTKKKKPDVSTAPEEQPPKPAKGPSSSQKKTLFHKIVSKYKQKKEKPNTVDKDIAMHSDSPMSDSAAKAKQTPAPCATATLSPEAMGTSASIPVGSQKRKARKSKITHLVRSADGRVSPAEEDKVRDLTPEQDDKPLRETLCNETGCYSAPKQEEADRSSAPEVLPAFFSLSALAEVAAMENIHRGQRVIGDSQKEMAQTPVLISCADQ from the exons CCGTTGCTGGTCAGGGAGAGCCGGGGGCCGGAGGTGGCATGCGGGGGGcccatggaggtggaggaggactcTTCAGAGCAGCGGGCCCGCCGACCCATGAACGCCTTCCTGCTTTTCTGCAAGCGCCACCGTTCACTGGTGAGGCAGGAGCACCCTCGGCTGGACAACCGTGGTGCCAccaagatcctggctgactggtgggcTGTGCTGGAGCCCAAAGAGAAACAGAAGTACACAGACATGGCCAAGGAG TACAAGGATGCCTTCATGAAGGCTAACCCAGGCTACAAGTGGTGCCCCACCACTAACAAGCCAGTCAAGAGCCCCTGCCACACTGTCAGCAACGCACGCAAAAAAGTGTGGTCTTTCCCTTCCAACTCCCCTAAGGGCTGTGCCACTGCCAAGAAAGTGCCCAAGACTGACAGCACACCACAGCTTAATTTCGCCATGGCAG ATCCCACAAAGATGGGTGGCCTAAGCATGCTACTGTTGGCTGGGGAGCATGCCCTTACTGCCAGAGAG ATTTCATCCAGTTCTTCAAAGTCTGGAGCCACAGATGTCACTAAGCACCCTGAGAACTCCTCCCTATTCCAACTTGCTGAG CTCTCCTCCAGCACGCTTCAGCCCAGTTTAACGGACACAGCTGGCAAGGGGAAGCCCTTGAGTCGGGGGGACCAGGCAGAA ACGTGGTCTGGCACCTCACAACAGGGAAAATCTGACGTACCCAAGATCAACGTCAAGGCCCCTCTTTTTCAACTGGCAGAG CAGATCTCCTCTGATTCAAGCCAGTCGACTGCACCGGAGGGAAAGCAGTGTAGCCAGTCGGCTCTCTTCCAGCTCgctgag ATGTGTTTGGCCTCCGAGGCAGGGAAGATGGAGACACAGGACGATACCTGTGCCCCACACATCAAAACTGAGACGGTGGTCAAGGAGGACACTGGGGGCAACATCACCGattttcctctttcctctcccccatcttcctCCACTTCTTCCTCCTCCACGCCCACCAATGCCAGTCCCCCGCTGCTCTGCGGCCAAGCGGCCAGCgtcaaaaagaagaagaagaagaagaagcaagaAGCTACTGCCAGAGAGCCACCCAAAGCGGTGGACAAAGACAAGATCCCTCGTCCGGGTTCGCCCAAAAAGACCCTCAAAAAGCGACCATCGTCTGAGTCTGAGTTGGagagcctcctctacactatcgAGGCAGTGGCTAAAGGTGCCTGGGGTGACGCCGAGGAGGATATACCCAAGAAGAAGGCTAGCACCGCCGTCGTTACCATTCCAAGAGAGCCCAGCTCACCGAAAAAGAAGTCCAAAGCCAAGAGGCCCTTGAAGGCTAAGGAAGAGGATGAGATGGAGGAGGACAAAGAGGATGGAAGTCGCACAGAGCTGCCATCGACAGTGGAGACGGCAGCGAATCTAGCAAGCCCCAAGACAGAGGCTGAGGAGGCCAGCATCGGCAGCAGCCCCGCAGGCACGGAGAAGCCCACTGCCCCTCCCAGCCCCCCGCACAAAGTCGAGGAGAAGCAGAGGGAAGCGGAGGCCAATGCTGAAGGGTGTGGCTCCAGGAAGTCTGAGAGAAGCTGCAAGGGGGCGCTGTACAAGACCCTGGTGTCGGAAGGGATGCTGACCTCACTGAGGGCCAACGTGGACAGAG GCAAAAGAGGCTCTTTTCGAAGTGGATCTGATGAAGGGGGCTGGACGGACGAGACCTGGGCTTTCTCACAGATGGGACCCACTAATCCCAAGAAGCTAAAGAAGTCAAAATCCAAAGACGAGACGGCGCCAGG TTTGGGGAAACTGGAGGAGGAGTTTGAGAAGAAGTTCAACAGCCTGCCGCAGTACAGCCCTCTGACGTTCGACAAGAAAAGCACCATCGTCACCAAGAAGAAAAAACCAGACGTTAGCACCGCACCGGAGGAACAACCTCCAAAACCTGCCAAGG GTCCATCTTCATCTCAGAAAAAGACTTTATTCCACAAGATTGTTAGCAAGTACAAGCAGAAAAAGGAGAAACCCAATACTGTGGACAAAG ACATAGCGATGCATAGTGACTCCCCCATGTCAGACTCTGCTGCCAAGGCCAAGCAGACCCCCGCCCCATGTGCCACCGCCACGCTTTCCCCAGAGGCCATGGGAACTAGCGCTAGCATACCGGTGGGCAGCCAGAAGAGGAAGGCTAGGAAGAGCAAAATAACCCACCTGGTGCGCTCGGCCGACGGCAGGGTGTCCCCAGCAGAGG AGGACAAAGTCAGGGACCTGACCCCGGAGCAGGACGACAAGCCATTACGAGAGACTTTATGCAACGAAACAGGGTGCTACAGTGCACCCAAGCAGGAGGAAGCAGATAGAAGCAGTGCACCCGAAGTCCTGCCCGCCTTCTTTAGCCTGTCTGCCCTTGCCGAGGTGGCAGCCATGGAGAACATTCACAG AGGCCAGCGTGTGATTGGCGACAGCCAGAAGGAAATGGCCCAGAcccctgtcctcatctcctgcgCTGACCAATGA